The DNA segment GTGCACCATGTACGTCATGATGAACGGGAACACCAGTGTCGTCACGAGTGTCATTACGACCAGGCTCGAATACAGCTTTGAATGGATCAGGCCGCTGCGGAAGGCCACCAGTGCAAGGGCCATCTCCAGTGCTCCGCGCGAGTTCATGCTCCACGAGATCAGGTGCAGTTGCTTATAGCTGAGGTCGAGGAAAAATTTCGTGAGGAACACGCCTGCGAATTTGCCCAGGGTCGCGATCGCGATAACCGCGACGAGTATCCAGGCGTTCATCACCAGCGACTGAAAGTCGAAGTGCAGGCCGATGGATACGAAAAAGAACGGCACGAGGCAGACGTTGAGGACCTTCTCAAGATACACCATGGTTTTGGGTTCTCTGCCGACGACTCGCTTGATCGCGAGTCCGGCGAAGAAGCAGATGATCGAGGCGACGACCAGGAGCTGTTCATTGCTGCCGCCTTCTTCGATGAAGTACGTTATCAGCACGAACAGCGAGAGGCCGATCGTGTCGTCGATAAGGCCGGCGCCGATGAGTGCA comes from the Anaerohalosphaera lusitana genome and includes:
- a CDS encoding cation:proton antiporter, producing MFYLAFTLVAVIALAAVFKWAAEHIRLPSVVALIIAGLVLAYPPIRERIIGGHEHTITMIGDAGLLALMFMAGLESSWRMLYKEKEEAAYIAVFAAFVPLVVGAAAFWLMGYELSTSLIVGVCMSISAEATRAKVLMELDKLNTRVGSALIGAGLIDDTIGLSLFVLITYFIEEGGSNEQLLVVASIICFFAGLAIKRVVGREPKTMVYLEKVLNVCLVPFFFVSIGLHFDFQSLVMNAWILVAVIAIATLGKFAGVFLTKFFLDLSYKQLHLISWSMNSRGALEMALALVAFRSGLIHSKLYSSLVVMTLVTTLVFPFIMTYMVHRDPKIMK